The following proteins are co-located in the Sphingobacteriaceae bacterium genome:
- a CDS encoding class I SAM-dependent methyltransferase, whose product MNLYKNSPLKFVDEIPVFSETDKYINNYEEISKVHITELSNTGHNPFIPESQWMELELSTVRLIRKYVKENDKTLDIGVGLGRTLSHFQNIKKHGVDISLDYLKISKSKGIDCALAKIEELPYNNNYFDLIVCTDVLEHMIDLNIAIKNILNILKPGGHFIMRVPYREDLSQYLKEDYPFYFVHIRNFDEHQLNILFKYKFNCKVIEWNSVGDVISENRMIEKVKYYGRFWKFYQWKYKFIKKHFPTLFKNMHYKCEINLVIQKTL is encoded by the coding sequence ATGAATCTGTATAAAAATTCTCCTTTAAAGTTTGTAGATGAAATTCCGGTGTTTTCGGAGACAGATAAGTACATTAATAATTACGAAGAAATTTCTAAGGTCCATATTACTGAACTGAGCAATACCGGTCACAATCCCTTTATTCCTGAATCGCAATGGATGGAACTAGAATTAAGTACGGTTAGATTGATTCGTAAATACGTTAAAGAAAATGATAAAACTTTAGATATCGGTGTAGGATTGGGTAGAACATTAAGTCACTTTCAAAATATAAAAAAACACGGAGTTGATATTAGCTTAGATTATTTAAAAATTTCAAAATCTAAAGGAATTGATTGTGCTTTAGCAAAAATTGAAGAACTTCCTTATAATAATAACTATTTTGATTTAATAGTCTGTACGGATGTTCTTGAACATATGATTGATTTAAATATCGCTATTAAAAATATTTTAAATATCCTTAAACCGGGTGGTCACTTTATTATGCGGGTTCCATATCGGGAAGATCTTTCTCAATACTTGAAAGAAGATTATCCCTTTTACTTTGTACACATAAGAAACTTTGATGAACATCAGTTAAATATATTATTTAAATACAAATTTAATTGTAAAGTTATCGAATGGAATTCGGTGGGTGATGTAATAAGTGAAAACCGCATGATAGAAAAGGTAAAATACTACGGCAGATTTTGGAAATTTTATCAATGGAAATATAAATTCATTAAAAAACATTTTCCAACCCTGTTTAAAAACATGCATTATAAATGTGAAATAAACTTAGTAATCCAAAAAACGCTTTAA